Below is a window of Oceanivirga salmonicida DNA.
AAACTCATACCTTCATATGCTTTTGGTATAACTATATACTCATTTTCACTTACTTTTCTATTTTCTAAAGTTTTTAATNNNNNNNNNNNNNNNNNNGAATTTTTTAATTTTATTTCATATTCATTCTCTAAATTTTGAATTTCTTTTTTTAGTTTTTGTTCAGATTTTTCTAATATTTGTTTAGCATCATTATTGGCTTTTTCTAAAAGACTATTAGCACTGTTATTAGCATCTTCTAATATTTTAGCTACTATTCTTTCTAAATTATTCATATTAAACTCCAATATTATTTAGTAATATAAATGATATAACGAATGCAAGTAATGCATATATTTCTACCATTGCTGAATATATTATACCTTTAACGAATTGACTTTCATTTTTTATAAGTATAGTAATTGCTGACATTGAAACTTTTGCTTGTGATACTGCTGAAAAATAACCAATTATTGCTATTGGTAAACATGCAAATAATATATTAAATCCTGTTGCTAATGTTAATGTTCCACTTATCTTACCTAATGCTACTAATCCTATAACGAACCCATATAATCCTTGTGAACCTGGTAATAATTGATAAATTAGTGATTTAGCGAACTTTTCTGGTTCATCTATTACTACTCCTGTTGCTGCTTCCCCAACTATTCCTACTCCCTTTGCTGATCCTATACCTGGAAGTGCCACTGCAAATACGATTCCTAAAATACCTAATACTGCTCCTGTGTCTTTAAAAATTTCTAATAACATAATTTATATTTCCTCCTTAATTTTCTTTTATATTTATATATTTTTCTTCTATAACAAAATCTTTGAATTCTTTTCCGCCACCTTCATAGAATTTACTGAAAAATTCTACATATATTAGTCTTGCTGTATGTACATATGCTCCTAATAACGATAGTAGAAGATTTATTGTTTGACCTATTACAAATACTAATGATACAAATATTATTGTACTGTATTTATAACCTATCATAGAACATATCATATTAACTGACTGTGCTATAAATCCACCTGATAATCCTAATGCCATAAGTCTTAAATACGAAACTAAATCTCCTAAATAACCTGTAAGACCATAAACTGTATATACTCCTAATCCGAATTTACCGCCAACACCTTTTAATTTTCTACCAGCTGTAAATAGCATGACTAATAGCGAAGCATATAGTATATATTTAGCGATTTCACTAGATAATGCGATATATGCCATTGCACTACTTAGTACAACATATAATACTCCAACATCAAGTATAGCATCTAATACTTTACCATCTCTAATTAGAACATAGGCTTTTACTCCTAATCCTAAGAATAAATGTACTACTCCAAAGAGTACTGATAATATCATTATCTTATTATACTCTGTAACAGGATCTAGTAATCTATATACATTTATAGGAAGGTTAAAGTATGAACCGTATACTACTCCCCATATCATTATTGAAAAACTTAGGTAGAATAAGAATTTAACCATTCTTCTTGTACTCTTACTCAAATTACAAGTTTTCAATACTAGGGTTGATAATATTAACATTATAAGACCATAACCAAAGTCTGCAACCATCATCCCAAAGAATAACCAATAAAATGGTGCTACTACTGGTGTAGGATCAACTTCATCATAACTAGGTATAGAATAAGTTTTTACTAAATCTTCAAATGCTTCATTGAATTTATTATTTTTAAATTTAATAGGTATATTTCTATCATCTTTTTCTACTTCTTTAAATTCTAAATAATAATAATCCTCTGCAATTTTTTCTATTTTTTCTGAAAAAGTTTCTTTTTTATCTTCTGGTATAAATCCTGCAATTACACTTAAATTTTGTATAGTACCAAATTTTTCACTTACACTTTCTCTTAATTTTTGATTTTTATAATATTCATAAGAGATTTTTAGAGTTTCTATTTCAGAAGTAAATTCTTTTAATTTACTCTCTGCTTTTCTTATTTCTCCTTTACAATTTCTTATTTTTTCATCATATTCTTTCAAATATTCTTTAGGAGTTTTTTCTAACTCAATACTAATATTATTAAAACCAGAATTTCTTAATATAGCATCAATTTTTTCATAATCATTTTTTAAAATCAATAAACTTATTATAATCTCTTTATTAGTTCTTTTTAGAATTTCGTAATGTACTAAATTCTCTTTTTTATCTAACTCAGATTCCAAATTTTCAAAATTTTTAGTTGCTATTGTTCCTAAAATAAAATTGGATTTTCTTAATTTTAAAATATCATTTTTAGAAATATCTAACTCTATAAAATCTTCATATTCTTTTATTTTATTTTGATAGTCTTCTATTTGTTTATTCATGCTATCTATTTTATTAGTTTCAATTACTATTTCACTTTCTAGATGCATTGCATTACTATTACTTACATATTTTTCCAGTTCATCGTAAGTAAAAGTTTTATTACCCTCTTTTAAAGATTTAATAGCTCCCTTAGATACTTCATATCTTTTTACATTTTTAATAGCATTATCTAATTTAAAAATTTTTTCATCTATGTCTTCAAGATTTTCTGATTTAAAATTACCATAGCCATATTTTTTTATATCGCTTAATCTAAAATCAACTTCTTTAAACTTTTGAAAACTATCTAAGAGTTCTTTTTTCTTATTTTCAAAAACTATCAAATTAAATTCAGTCATTTTTACTATTGCCATATCTTTATCCTATCTTAAAAATTTTTCAATAATTTCTTCTACTAATTTATCAGTCATACCCGCTGTCTTTTCTTTTATTTCAGTAGTTTTTTCATTTGCTAGCTTAATTTCAACTTCTAATTCATTTATTAAATTAGACTTTTCTTTTTCAAGGTTTTCTTCCAATTCATTTTTTTTATTTGAAATTTCTTTTTCAAAATTTATGCTCGCCTTTTTTCTGCTTTCTTCTAAAATTAAATTTACCTTTTGATTAGCTTCTGCTAATAAGCTTTGTGCCTCTTTTTCAGCCATACTAAGCTTGTTTATTGCTTTTTGCAATTATATCATCTCCTTTAACTTTAAGATTTCTTGTGCTATTTGAACTGCATTAGTTGCTGCTCCTTTTCTAATGTTGTCTGCAACTATCCATAGATTAAGACCACTTTTTAATGAATAATCTCTTCTTATTCTACCAACAAATGTTTCATCACTACCTTCTACAAATAAAGGCATAGGATAACCATTTTCTTTTAATTCATTTTGTACTATTACACCTTTTGTTTTACTAAGACCTTCTATTAATTCTTCTAAGTCAAAATCTTTTTCTAGTTCTACATTAACACTTACAGAATGAGCATATCTAACTGGGACTCTAACACAAGTTGCTGTAACTTTTAAATCAGGTAATCCAAGAATTTTTTTAGTTTCTTCTATCATTTTTACCTCTTCTTTAGTATACCACGATTTTTCAAATTTATCTATTTGAGGTATTAAATTAAAAGCAATTTGTGTAGTAAATTTTTTACTTTCATTTCCTTTTAAATTTTCTTCTAAATCAATTAATGCATTTTGCCCCGCTCCTGACACTGATTGATATGTTGAATATACTACTCTTTTTAGACCATATTTATCTTGTAAAAATTTAAGTGTTGGTATAACTGTTATAGTAGAGCAATTAGGATTGGCTATTATACCTTCAGTTGTTATCTTATCCGCATTTACTTCTGGTACTACTAATGGGATATTATCTTGCATTCTAAAATAACTACTGTTATCAACAACTACTGCTCCTTTTTTGTAAAAAATTGGAGCAAATTTACCAGAAATTTCTCCACCTGCCGAAAATAAAGCTATATCTATATCATTTTCAATATTCTCTTCGGTTAATTCAATAATTTCATAAATATTGTTTCTAAATTCAACTTTTTTACCTTTTGATCTTGAAGATGCATATAAGTATAATTTGTTTATTGGAAAATCTCTTTCTTCTAAAATTTTTAAAAATGTTCTTCCAACTAATCCAGTTGCACCTACTATTGCTACATTTAATTTCATAATTCTATTTCTCCTATAAATACTTGTTTCGCTTCCCCTGTCATATATAGATTTTCATCTTCATCTATCTCTATTATTAATTTCCCACCTAAAAGTTTAGTTGTAAATTTATTATTTACTAAGCCTTTTTTATATGCTATATAACCACTTGCAACTGCACCTGTTCCACATGCAAGTGTAATACCAACACCTCTTTCATGTGTTATTATCTCTAAATTATCTTTATCAATAACTTTCACTAAATTCACATTTGCATTATCTGGAAAATTAATTTTATCATCTCCTATTATTTTAGCACACTTTTTGATATTTTCAATATTAAAATTATTATTTTCTAATATTATTACATGATCAGCACCAGTATTTAGATAATCCATAGTAAAATTTGAGTCTATTTTTTTATTTTCAAAATAGATTTTAGCCTTTCCCATAAAGACTCTATACTTATTTTTACCTGCTTTTTCTATTTTTTTATCTCCTGATAAAGTTTTAATTATTTTATTATCTTCATCAATATAATCTAAAAAATGTGCATAACATCTTATACCATTACCACACATTTTAGCTACACTACCATCTGAATTATAAAAATCCATATATGGTACTCCATCTTTTAATGTATGTATTATTATACCATCAGCACCTATACCAAAATGTCTATCACATAATTTGATTATAGTTTCAGTTGATATTTTTTCTTCTACTATTATAAAGTCATTTCCAGCACCATGATATTTATAGAATTTCATTATTTTACTAACCCCTTTTCTTTTAAAAGATTATTTAATTTTTCCCTTGTTTCATTTGTTGCTTTTACTAGTGGTAATCTTAAATTATTTTTACATAAACCTAATATGTCCATAGCTTCTTTTACAGTTGTAGGATTTCCTTCAATAAACATATTTCTGCTTATTTCATATAGATACTCATGTATTTCATACTTAGAGTTTGAGTTATAAAATTTAGAAACTTTATCAGGTAATATATTAGCAGTAACTGATATTACTCCATCACAACCAATAACTGACATAGGCATAATCAAATGATCTTCTCCTGATAATATACTAATATTATCTCCACATAATAATTTAATTTCTATCATTTGTTCTATTATTCCACTTGCTTCTTTAACAGCAACTACATTTTCTAATTTTGATAATTCAAACATAGTATTAGCCTGTATATTAACTCCTGTTCTACCAGGTACATTATATACCACTATTGGTATGCCTAACTTGTTTATTTCCTCATAATGAGCCTTTATACCCCTTTGAGATGGCTTATTATAGTATGGACAAGTTGATAAAACTGCATCTGCACCTAATTCCATACATTTTTTAGATAATTCTACTGCTTTTTTAGTTGAATTAGCACCTGCTCCTGCTATAACTAAAACTCTTTTATCAACTTTTTTAATTACAGTAGATATAACATCTATGTATTCTTGTTCACTTAAAGTCGGAGTTTCTCCTGTAGTTCCACAAGGAACTATACCAGCAATTCCATTTTGTATTTGAAATTCAACTAATTTTTTTAATGTTTTATAATCAACACTTCCATCATCATTAAATGGAGTTACTATTGCCACAAATGCACCTTTTAATCTCAATTTAGACATATTTTTGCCTCCTTATATTTTAAATTCTTGTGCTAATAAACCTGCAATAACTTTTGAAACTTCTTCATCAACTATCAATGATATACTAATTTCTGAAGTAGAAATTTGATGAAAACTTAAACTATTTCTTGCTAATATCTTAAATATTTTAGACATAATTCCTATATGACTTATCATTCCTATACCTACCAACGATACTTTTGAAACTTCTTTATTTATTACCACAGTAGCATTTTCTAAATCTAATTCAGAAAATAATTTATTTACTAATTCAATATCAGTTTTAGGTGTCGTAAATGCTATACTTCCATTTTCAGAAATTACGTCATTATGACTTATTACATCAATATTTATACCTAATTTTTCAGCCTTAGAAAATATTGGTTCTAAATTTTTTGCATAAGTAGATATATTGTCTACTGTTACCATTAAAGTATTATCATTTATTGATATTCCTGTTATATCTTTTTCTTCCATTTTTTTCTCCTTAAATGTTATAAGAGTTCCATTAGATTTACTTAAACTTTTAGAAACATATATTGGAACTTTGTATTTATAGCCTAGTTCAACTGCTCTTGGTTCCATTACACCCGCACCAAGATATGCTAATTCCATCATTTCCTCATAAGAAATTTTATCTAATTTTTTTGCTTTTGAATAAATTCTAGGATCTATGCTATATATACCATCTACATCTGTGAAAATATAGCAAGGACAATTTAATGTTGCTGCTATGGCAACAGCAGTTGTATCAGAACCACCACGACCTAAAGTCGTAACGTCTCCAAATTCATTTATTCCTTGAAATCCAGCAACTATTACTATTTTATGTTCTTTTATTTTCTTTTCTAATTTTTCTTTATCAATACTGTGTATTCTACTTTTAGTATGCACACCTTTTGTTTTTATACAAAGTTGTTCTCCTGTCATAGAAATACTATTTAAGCCTAAACTATTTAATGCTATACTAAGTAGGGCTATAGTTTGATTTTCTCCAGTTGACATTAATCTATCTAACTCACGACCAGATGGACTATTAGTTATTTCATTTGCTAAATTTATTAAATTATTAGTTGTTTTTCCCATAGCAGACACAACTACTACTATATCATCATTAAGGCTAACTTCTTTTAAATAACTAGCAATAGCCATTATTTTTTTTGTATCTGCAACAGAAGATCCCCCATATTTATATACTAACATTTCTCTCCTTTATTTTTTATTATTTATTTCTTTAAATAAAGACCAATACCCCGATATTAATCCTAAAAACAACATTACTATTAAAAGTATATCAGATTTTCTAAGAAGTATATATTTAGATATAAATAAATATAATAATAACATTAATATCATAGGGGCTGTTATGGTATAAATAAATCCAGTTGCTAATGAAAAATACTTAGCAAAACTTTTATCATTTTTTTTCATTTTTTTTCTCCTTATTTTTTAGCGATTATAAAAACTCTTCCCTCACCATACTCAGCATTTTTAGCCATATCATAGATATAATAAGAATTTTTATTTAATAAATCTACCACTTTTTCTATATCATATATATATTTTGTATGTTTTTCAAAGTATCTAGTATATATTTCATCATTTTCTTTGAAAAATATATCAATTTCTATATTATGTTTATTATACCCCATATTTTCGTATTGCCATATTGCTAAATAATTATCTTCTTCATCAATAAATATATTATCTTCAAAAATTTCTTCAAAAATCTCTTCTAAAACCAAGTCAAAAATTAATATACCATTTTCATCTTGCATACTTGAAGCATTTTTTATAAATTGTTCTAAATCTTTATAACCATTAAAATAATTTACTGTGTCAAAATTACAAGTAATATAATCAAATTTTTTGTTTATATTTATTTTTTTTGTTATATCGTCATTAATGTATGTAATATCTGGAGATTTTTTCTTTGCAATATTTAACATATCTTTTGATATATCAAGTCCTGTAACATAAAAACCATCTTCATGAAACATTTTAGTTATACTCGCAGTTCCACAACCTATGTCTAATAAAGTTCCTTTTTTCTTCATGTATTTTCTTAAAAATTTATACCAATTAAGATAATCTATTCCTTTTGTAAAATCATCATATATATCTGCAAATTTTTTATGCATTAGTTAATTCCTTTTTTATTACTGAAACTATTTTATTTATATTTTCTTCAATTAAATCATCAGTTTTAGCTTCTATCATAACTCTTATAAGATTTTCAGTACCTGATTCTCTTACTATAATTCTACCACTATTTTTTAAAGAATTAGAACATTCTTCTATTATATTTTGAATATTTTTATTATTTTTCCATAAAGTTTTTTTCTCTTTATCTACAATTATATTCACCATTTTTTGTGGCCATAATTTAATTTTTTGAACTAACTCACTTAATTTTTTATTTGATTCAATTAGGGCAGAAACTAAATGGATAGATGCTAATATTCCATCTCCTGTTGTATTATGGTCTAGCATTATTATATGTCCTGACTGCTCTCCACCTAAATTTAGTGATTGGGCTTTCATTTTTTCTAATACATATCTATCACCTACATTGGCTCTAATTAATCTTATATTATTATCATTCAAATATTTTTCAAAACCTAAATTACTAAGTACAGTAGTTACTATAGTATTATTATTTAATAAATCTTTTTCTTTCAAATCAAGTGCTATTATTGCTATTACTAAGTCTCCATCTATTACATTTCCTAGTTCATCTACTGCTATCAGTCTATCTGCATCACCATCATATGCTAAACCTACATTAGCTTTATATAATTTAACCATTTCTTGTAATAATTTAGTATTAGTTGAACCACAATCTACATTAATATTTTTACCATTAGGTATATTATTTATTACCACTATTTCTGCACCTAAAGATTGAAATACTTTCGCAGCAACTCTATAAGCTGCTCCATTACCAGCATCTATTACTATTTTATAACCTTTAAAGTTGATATTAGTAGTTGATTTTAAAAATCTTCTATACATTTTCATATCATCTTCTGTAAATGCTAATCTTCCAAGTTTTTCAGGTCCTGCTAGATTTTGCATTAACATTTCTTTGTTGTCCATGTATTCTTCTAATAGTTCTTCTACTTCATCAGGTAGTTTATAACCGTCTTTACTAAAAATCTTTATACCATTATCTTTTATAGGATTATGTGAAGCAGAAATCATTACTCCTGCATCAACATTTTTAGCCCTTGTTAAATAACTAACACCAGGTGTTGGAAGTACACCAACAAAATCTATATTTACACCCATAGCAGTAAGTCCAGCAGTTAAAGCCGATCTTATCATATAACCTGAAATTCTAGTGTCTGAACCTAATACTAATCTAGGTTTTCTATTTTCCTCTTTTACTTTTTCTTTTAAATAATAACCTAGTGCTAAACCAAGTCTAGTTACTATGTCTATATTTAAATCTTTGTTTGCTTCCCCTCTTATACCATCAGTACCAAAATATTTTCTACTCATATTGTCCCCCACTTATACTACAACATACATAACCATATATGTGTAAATTCTTTTTATTATTTAAAATATAGTTATCATTATTTAAACATAAAGAATTTAATACTATTTTATTATCTATAATCTTAATATAAAATAAATCTATCTTAGACTTATATTTTACTAAGCAATATTTATTATTTGCTTCTAAACTAAAATCTAAATTTTTAAATATTAAAATATCGTTTTTAAAAAAAGGAGTATATTTATCTGTATCAACAGTAATAAAAAAATCTCCTTTCGTTATTTGTTTATATATTATACCCTTTTTTATTGTCATTATTTCTGCATCATTTGAAATAATAAAATTATCATCTGACAAAGTCCCTTTATTTTCTAAATATATTGTTTCAAAAACTGTAAATTCTTTTTTTATTTCTATTATTTCTTCACGAATATTTTTAGGTATTTTTCTAAAAGTTTCATATTTTTTTATTTGTTCTATATCTTCATCTAATACGTCAAATAATTTATAAAATTTATCTAAAAATTTATCAGAAACTTTTTTTCTATCATTTAAGATATTACTTAAATACTGTGGTTTCACTTCTAATAAATTTGCTAATGCCTGTCTTTTCATATTACTGGGTATATATTTTAATAATATTTCACAGGTTTTTTTCATTTTCTTCTTCTTCCATTTCCAATATCATATTTATTTCTTCTATCACTATATCAGGGTCTAAACCATGTATTGCTATTCCTTCATATAAAGTTTCTGCTGATGATATTATACAACCAACACAACCTAAACCATATCTCATTAATATTTCTGCAATTATTGGAAATTCTTCAACTGCTTCCATAATATTCATATCTGCGGTTACTCTTTTTTTCATATTTAAACTCCTCTACATAGGCGGCAAATTAAACTTACCATAAAATTGCTCTGTTCTTAATACATTTATTATTGCATTTGGATCTGTATTTTTTACTAATTTAACAATATCTTTAATTTCATAAGTTGATACTACTGTATATAATATACATACTTCTTCTTTTAAATAACAACCTTCACCTTTTAAAGCCGTCATACCATGATTAACATTACATGTATATGCTTTTGAAACTTCTTCTGGTATTTTAGTAATTATTTGTAATGTTGCCCTTGAATATCTCAAATAAAATGTTGCTATCGTTCTTGTAACTATGTATTGAAACACTATTGAATAACCTGCACTAACCCAACCAAAATTATAACCAAAAATTAAAATTATTATTGCATTAAATATAAATACATATTCCCAAATAGGTTTTCCAATTTTATTTGATACATAAAGAGCTATAAAATCTGTACCACCAGTAGACCCTTCTCCTCTTAATGCCAACACATTCATTAATCCATATAAATAACCACCTATTACTACTTCTAAAAAAGTATTGTTAAATAGTGGACTAAAATTAAATACTTGTAAAAATATTGATGTTATAATTATCTGTGTTAGTGATAAAAAAGCAAATTTTTTACTTATACCATTCATACACATTATAGCTACTGGAACATTTGATAGTACCAAAAGAAATGATACAGATACATGTATTCCTATTTTTCCTAATAACATATTTAGTAATATTGATAGCCCTGTAAATCCCATAGGAACTAAATTGGCAACCTGTAACATTGATTTTATAAGATAAGCTTGTGCAATTGATGATATTATTATCATACCTACATTAATAAACATTCTTTTTTTCATTTGTATATTTGTTCCTATTCTTAGTTTATTTTCAAGTTTATTATATACTTTATTAGGATTTTTTTCAACCTTAAAAAATTCACTAATCAATATATCAAAAAATTAATTGCTTTTAAAAATTTTCAAGATATACTTTTATTGATAAGCTTAAAAAATATTATAATTGGGAGGTTTTTATGAATGCAAAAAGGCCTAATGGATGGGCATTAATACCATTTTTGGTATTTGTTGGTTTTTATTTGTTTACAGGTTTTTACTTATCATATGCAGGACATGAATTAGCATTTTATGCTGTTAAACCCGTAATTTTTGCAATAATTGGAATAATAATGGCATTTATAATGTTTAAAGGGAGCATCAATGAAAAATTTGATAATTTAGTTAAAGGCTGTGGTGATAGTAATATTATAATAATGTGCCTTATATATGTACTAGCTGGAGCATTTGCTACTATTTCAACTGCTACAGGTGGAGTAGAATCAACTGTTAATTTAGGTATGAGTATAATACCACCACAATATTTAACAGCAGGTATATTCTTAATGGGTGCATTTATCTCACTATCTATTGGTACATCTGTTGGAACAATAGTTACTGTTGGTCCATTAGCACTTGGATTAGCAGACAAGGCAGGTATTGCAGTACCGTTAATGTTGGGTGCATTGGTTGGTGGTGCTATGTTTGGAGACAATCTATCAGTAATATCTGATACAACTATAGCAGCAACAAGAACACAAAATGTTCAAATGAAAGATAAATTTAAAATGAACTTTAAAATTGCTTTGCCAGCAGCAATAACTACATTTATATTATTACTAATATTTGCTAGACCAGAAACTACTGTTATAACTGAAACATATGAATATAATATTATAAAAGTTATACCATATCTTGTAGTTTTAATAGCGGCATTATCTGGGGTAAATGTATTTATTGTATTAACTTGCGGAACAATTTTATCTGGTATAGTCGGAATAGCAACTAATACATTTACAATATTAGATTTTACTAAAAATTTCTATAATGGTATGGCTAGTGTATTTGATATTTTAATATTGGCAATGTTGACTGGTGGACTAGCATATATGGTTAGAAAAGAAGGTGGAATTGATTGGATTATAGAAAAGACTAAAAAATTATTAGTCGGTAAAAAATCTGCAGAATTAGGTATAGCAGGATTAATTTCATTACTTGACATGGCAGTTGCTAATAATACAGTTGCAATA
It encodes the following:
- the dapA gene encoding 4-hydroxy-tetrahydrodipicolinate synthase, which translates into the protein MSKLRLKGAFVAIVTPFNDDGSVDYKTLKKLVEFQIQNGIAGIVPCGTTGETPTLSEQEYIDVISTVIKKVDKRVLVIAGAGANSTKKAVELSKKCMELGADAVLSTCPYYNKPSQRGIKAHYEEINKLGIPIVVYNVPGRTGVNIQANTMFELSKLENVVAVKEASGIIEQMIEIKLLCGDNISILSGEDHLIMPMSVIGCDGVISVTANILPDKVSKFYNSNSKYEIHEYLYEISRNMFIEGNPTTVKEAMDILGLCKNNLRLPLVKATNETREKLNNLLKEKGLVK
- a CDS encoding aspartate-semialdehyde dehydrogenase produces the protein MKLNVAIVGATGLVGRTFLKILEERDFPINKLYLYASSRSKGKKVEFRNNIYEIIELTEENIENDIDIALFSAGGEISGKFAPIFYKKGAVVVDNSSYFRMQDNIPLVVPEVNADKITTEGIIANPNCSTITVIPTLKFLQDKYGLKRVVYSTYQSVSGAGQNALIDLEENLKGNESKKFTTQIAFNLIPQIDKFEKSWYTKEEVKMIEETKKILGLPDLKVTATCVRVPVRYAHSVSVNVELEKDFDLEELIEGLSKTKGVIVQNELKENGYPMPLFVEGSDETFVGRIRRDYSLKSGLNLWIVADNIRKGAATNAVQIAQEILKLKEMI
- a CDS encoding V-type ATP synthase subunit I — protein: MAIVKMTEFNLIVFENKKKELLDSFQKFKEVDFRLSDIKKYGYGNFKSENLEDIDEKIFKLDNAIKNVKRYEVSKGAIKSLKEGNKTFTYDELEKYVSNSNAMHLESEIVIETNKIDSMNKQIEDYQNKIKEYEDFIELDISKNDILKLRKSNFILGTIATKNFENLESELDKKENLVHYEILKRTNKEIIISLLILKNDYEKIDAILRNSGFNNISIELEKTPKEYLKEYDEKIRNCKGEIRKAESKLKEFTSEIETLKISYEYYKNQKLRESVSEKFGTIQNLSVIAGFIPEDKKETFSEKIEKIAEDYYYLEFKEVEKDDRNIPIKFKNNKFNEAFEDLVKTYSIPSYDEVDPTPVVAPFYWLFFGMMVADFGYGLIMLILSTLVLKTCNLSKSTRRMVKFLFYLSFSIMIWGVVYGSYFNLPINVYRLLDPVTEYNKIMILSVLFGVVHLFLGLGVKAYVLIRDGKVLDAILDVGVLYVVLSSAMAYIALSSEIAKYILYASLLVMLFTAGRKLKGVGGKFGLGVYTVYGLTGYLGDLVSYLRLMALGLSGGFIAQSVNMICSMIGYKYSTIIFVSLVFVIGQTINLLLSLLGAYVHTARLIYVEFFSKFYEGGGKEFKDFVIEEKYINIKEN
- a CDS encoding V-type ATP synthase subunit K; this translates as MLLEIFKDTGAVLGILGIVFAVALPGIGSAKGVGIVGEAATGVVIDEPEKFAKSLIYQLLPGSQGLYGFVIGLVALGKISGTLTLATGFNILFACLPIAIIGYFSAVSQAKVSMSAITILIKNESQFVKGIIYSAMVEIYALLAFVISFILLNNIGV
- a CDS encoding class I SAM-dependent DNA methyltransferase, whose protein sequence is MHKKFADIYDDFTKGIDYLNWYKFLRKYMKKKGTLLDIGCGTASITKMFHEDGFYVTGLDISKDMLNIAKKKSPDITYINDDITKKININKKFDYITCNFDTVNYFNGYKDLEQFIKNASSMQDENGILIFDLVLEEIFEEIFEDNIFIDEEDNYLAIWQYENMGYNKHNIEIDIFFKENDEIYTRYFEKHTKYIYDIEKVVDLLNKNSYYIYDMAKNAEYGEGRVFIIAKK
- the dapF gene encoding diaminopimelate epimerase, whose amino-acid sequence is MKFYKYHGAGNDFIIVEEKISTETIIKLCDRHFGIGADGIIIHTLKDGVPYMDFYNSDGSVAKMCGNGIRCYAHFLDYIDEDNKIIKTLSGDKKIEKAGKNKYRVFMGKAKIYFENKKIDSNFTMDYLNTGADHVIILENNNFNIENIKKCAKIIGDDKINFPDNANVNLVKVIDKDNLEIITHERGVGITLACGTGAVASGYIAYKKGLVNNKFTTKLLGGKLIIEIDEDENLYMTGEAKQVFIGEIEL
- a CDS encoding AtpZ/AtpI family protein gives rise to the protein MKKNDKSFAKYFSLATGFIYTITAPMILMLLLYLFISKYILLRKSDILLIVMLFLGLISGYWSLFKEINNKK
- a CDS encoding DUF1858 domain-containing protein; amino-acid sequence: MKKRVTADMNIMEAVEEFPIIAEILMRYGLGCVGCIISSAETLYEGIAIHGLDPDIVIEEINMILEMEEEENEKNL
- a CDS encoding aspartate kinase, coding for MLVYKYGGSSVADTKKIMAIASYLKEVSLNDDIVVVVSAMGKTTNNLINLANEITNSPSGRELDRLMSTGENQTIALLSIALNSLGLNSISMTGEQLCIKTKGVHTKSRIHSIDKEKLEKKIKEHKIVIVAGFQGINEFGDVTTLGRGGSDTTAVAIAATLNCPCYIFTDVDGIYSIDPRIYSKAKKLDKISYEEMMELAYLGAGVMEPRAVELGYKYKVPIYVSKSLSKSNGTLITFKEKKMEEKDITGISINDNTLMVTVDNISTYAKNLEPIFSKAEKLGINIDVISHNDVISENGSIAFTTPKTDIELVNKLFSELDLENATVVINKEVSKVSLVGIGMISHIGIMSKIFKILARNSLSFHQISTSEISISLIVDEEVSKVIAGLLAQEFKI
- the glmM gene encoding phosphoglucosamine mutase, whose amino-acid sequence is MSRKYFGTDGIRGEANKDLNIDIVTRLGLALGYYLKEKVKEENRKPRLVLGSDTRISGYMIRSALTAGLTAMGVNIDFVGVLPTPGVSYLTRAKNVDAGVMISASHNPIKDNGIKIFSKDGYKLPDEVEELLEEYMDNKEMLMQNLAGPEKLGRLAFTEDDMKMYRRFLKSTTNINFKGYKIVIDAGNGAAYRVAAKVFQSLGAEIVVINNIPNGKNINVDCGSTNTKLLQEMVKLYKANVGLAYDGDADRLIAVDELGNVIDGDLVIAIIALDLKEKDLLNNNTIVTTVLSNLGFEKYLNDNNIRLIRANVGDRYVLEKMKAQSLNLGGEQSGHIIMLDHNTTGDGILASIHLVSALIESNKKLSELVQKIKLWPQKMVNIIVDKEKKTLWKNNKNIQNIIEECSNSLKNSGRIIVRESGTENLIRVMIEAKTDDLIEENINKIVSVIKKELTNA
- a CDS encoding helix-turn-helix domain-containing protein, translating into MKKTCEILLKYIPSNMKRQALANLLEVKPQYLSNILNDRKKVSDKFLDKFYKLFDVLDEDIEQIKKYETFRKIPKNIREEIIEIKKEFTVFETIYLENKGTLSDDNFIISNDAEIMTIKKGIIYKQITKGDFFITVDTDKYTPFFKNDILIFKNLDFSLEANNKYCLVKYKSKIDLFYIKIIDNKIVLNSLCLNNDNYILNNKKNLHIYGYVCCSISGGQYE